One stretch of Filifactor alocis ATCC 35896 DNA includes these proteins:
- a CDS encoding sodium-dependent transporter, translated as MENNNRGTFSRLGFILAAAGSAIGLGNLWKFPYLAGKNGGGAFVLIYLILVVLVGFVVMLGEMAIGRNTKLNPINAYKKLNKKWEILGAVGIIVPFTIVTYYSVIGGWILKYLVNYLTGQGSVMAADSSAYFSNFISSPIQPLVWHGLFMLMNILIVAKGIEGGVEKTSKVMMPGLFIILLVLVLRSVTLPGASEGLKFYLTPDFSAITIDVFVAALGQVFYSLSLGMGIMITYGSYLSKDNDLERSALIIPTLDTLAALLAGFAILPAVFAFGFEPTAGPGLIFITLPAVFDSIPVGFVFGALFFLLVLFAAITSSISLLESPAAYLIDNFGVERKKAVIFCGVAAFLIGVPSSLSMGVFQTTFFRMNFFDFMSYFAESLLMPLGGMFMCIFIGYVWKPESAIQEISNEGTLPFKLRGYWAFMIKYIVPVAIFVIWLNSSGLIKLFK; from the coding sequence ATGGAAAACAACAATCGTGGAACATTTAGCCGACTTGGTTTCATACTGGCGGCAGCAGGATCGGCAATCGGTCTTGGAAATCTTTGGAAATTCCCTTATCTTGCGGGAAAAAACGGCGGAGGAGCATTCGTACTCATTTATTTAATTCTCGTTGTCTTAGTCGGCTTCGTCGTAATGCTCGGTGAAATGGCGATTGGTCGTAACACCAAGCTTAACCCTATTAACGCATATAAAAAATTAAATAAAAAATGGGAAATTTTAGGTGCTGTCGGAATTATTGTTCCTTTTACAATTGTTACCTACTATAGCGTTATCGGAGGATGGATTCTAAAATACTTGGTAAACTATCTTACAGGACAAGGTTCTGTTATGGCTGCAGATTCTTCCGCTTATTTCTCAAACTTTATTTCCAGCCCTATTCAACCCTTGGTTTGGCATGGACTATTCATGTTAATGAACATCCTTATTGTTGCAAAAGGAATTGAAGGCGGAGTTGAAAAAACCAGTAAGGTTATGATGCCGGGTCTTTTCATTATTCTTTTAGTTTTGGTACTGCGTTCCGTAACGCTTCCGGGTGCTTCAGAAGGTCTTAAATTTTATTTAACACCTGATTTTTCGGCAATTACAATTGATGTCTTTGTTGCTGCATTAGGTCAAGTATTTTATTCCTTGAGTTTAGGAATGGGAATTATGATTACGTACGGAAGTTATCTTTCCAAAGACAATGACTTGGAAAGAAGTGCATTGATTATCCCAACCTTAGATACACTTGCCGCTTTGTTGGCAGGGTTTGCTATTTTGCCGGCAGTATTTGCATTCGGATTTGAACCGACCGCAGGACCGGGGTTAATCTTCATCACATTACCGGCAGTATTTGACTCAATTCCGGTAGGATTTGTTTTTGGAGCATTGTTCTTCTTACTCGTACTGTTTGCAGCAATTACTTCTTCTATTTCTTTGTTGGAAAGCCCTGCTGCATATCTGATTGATAACTTTGGAGTAGAACGTAAAAAGGCCGTTATTTTCTGTGGTGTTGCTGCATTCTTAATAGGTGTTCCTTCTTCCTTATCTATGGGAGTATTCCAAACAACCTTCTTCAGAATGAACTTCTTTGACTTCATGAGCTATTTTGCAGAAAGCCTATTGATGCCTCTTGGAGGAATGTTCATGTGTATCTTCATCGGCTATGTTTGGAAACCTGAAAGCGCAATTCAAGAAATTTCAAACGAAGGTACTTTACCATTTAAATTAAGAGGTTATTGGGCGTTTATGATTAAATACATTGTTCCTGTTGCAATCTTTGTTATTTGGTTGAACTCTTCAGGATTGATTAAATTATTCAAATAA